Proteins found in one Paenibacillus dendritiformis genomic segment:
- a CDS encoding MarR family winged helix-turn-helix transcriptional regulator, with protein MHDYSIIIDKINQKFEQFKLLVLQETKEVGELDNFHLTPQQELIMFYIIRNEPVIAKDIANHFDISKSAVSQVISKLEEMKMIYRQENSINRRENFIYLGDRGQEFHQLLKKIDDILVEKYYSKVSLTELKNVLDTLNKIVGTKENKGS; from the coding sequence GTGCATGATTATTCAATAATTATAGACAAAATTAATCAAAAATTTGAGCAGTTCAAGTTGTTAGTTTTACAAGAAACCAAAGAGGTTGGGGAATTAGACAACTTTCACTTAACTCCTCAACAAGAACTTATCATGTTTTATATCATTCGTAATGAGCCGGTAATTGCGAAAGATATTGCAAATCATTTTGATATTTCAAAAAGTGCGGTTAGCCAAGTAATTTCAAAGCTTGAAGAAATGAAAATGATATATCGTCAAGAGAATTCAATAAACCGTAGAGAGAACTTTATTTATCTTGGGGATAGGGGGCAAGAGTTTCATCAGCTTCTTAAAAAAATTGACGACATTCTTGTGGAAAAATATTACTCGAAAGTAAGCTTAACAGAGTTAAAAAATGTTCTTGATACATTAAATAAGATTG
- a CDS encoding TetR/AcrR family transcriptional regulator, with product MTPPDQSNDTKEKILQTTLDVIEREGFDSVTIRKIASRSGTNIALVNYYFGSKDKLINEAIKGLLIGFRDTFDVLDDVSVPPKERLKLFLVRYVQVIQQYPELVLHTIAAGSAMFATQHEYGEFLRATGFHKLQKVLSEMTGEERPDLLMMMITQIFGAIFLPALMKPLLESGAGVKQASIDRQIDFLFERYFPEHGEAKERGK from the coding sequence ATGACACCGCCAGACCAGAGCAATGATACCAAGGAGAAGATTTTGCAGACGACGTTGGATGTTATCGAACGGGAAGGATTCGACAGCGTGACGATTCGCAAGATCGCGTCCCGTTCCGGCACGAACATCGCGCTTGTCAATTATTATTTTGGTTCCAAGGATAAGCTGATCAACGAGGCGATCAAGGGCTTGCTGATCGGCTTCCGCGATACGTTCGATGTGCTGGATGACGTGTCTGTGCCGCCGAAGGAGCGCTTGAAATTATTTTTGGTCCGCTATGTTCAGGTCATTCAGCAATATCCGGAGCTGGTGCTGCACACGATAGCCGCCGGCTCGGCGATGTTCGCGACCCAGCATGAGTATGGGGAATTTTTGCGGGCCACCGGATTTCATAAGCTGCAAAAGGTGTTGAGCGAGATGACGGGGGAGGAACGGCCGGACTTGTTAATGATGATGATTACGCAAATTTTCGGAGCTATTTTTCTCCCCGCATTAATGAAGCCGCTGCTTGAATCCGGGGCCGGAGTCAAGCAAGCTTCTATCGATCGGCAAATCGATTTCTTGTTTGAACGCTATTTTCCAGAACATGGAGAAGCAAAGGAGCGAGGAAAATGA
- a CDS encoding HXXEE domain-containing protein — MKFLRDHWQDMGIVVAFFVCIGLVVNGERMPEIEIMLWLSFVAILVHQFEEYRWPGYFGGLFNGVIFRSEHPERFPLNTQSAMIINLGIAYLFYLLPVFVPHLIWLGLAPVFMGFFQFIWHGIFANIKAKTIYNPGLGAVLLLHFPIGGWYIYHIVTHNLASAWDWVLGTVYFVIAVYIFIIKGNMWLKDEHSPYAFTPKQLGPYNLSANTKNVTR, encoded by the coding sequence ATGAAATTTCTAAGAGATCATTGGCAGGATATGGGGATCGTTGTCGCTTTCTTCGTATGCATCGGGTTGGTGGTCAATGGAGAGCGGATGCCGGAAATCGAGATCATGTTGTGGCTCAGCTTTGTGGCGATATTAGTGCATCAATTCGAAGAATATCGGTGGCCGGGTTATTTCGGAGGGCTGTTTAACGGCGTCATTTTTCGAAGCGAGCATCCGGAGCGCTTCCCGCTGAATACGCAATCTGCCATGATTATCAACCTCGGCATCGCTTATCTGTTTTATCTTCTTCCCGTCTTTGTACCGCATCTTATCTGGCTTGGTCTTGCTCCCGTCTTCATGGGCTTTTTCCAATTTATATGGCATGGCATCTTTGCCAACATCAAAGCCAAAACGATCTACAATCCCGGCTTGGGCGCCGTCCTGCTGCTTCATTTTCCGATCGGCGGCTGGTATATCTATCATATCGTGACCCACAATCTGGCAAGCGCATGGGACTGGGTATTGGGCACGGTTTATTTTGTGATTGCCGTCTATATTTTCATCATCAAGGGGAATATGTGGCTGAAGGACGAACACTCGCCGTATGCGTTTACTCCGAAGCAGCTAGGCCCTTACAACTTGTCCGCAAACACGAAAAACGTAACGCGGTGA
- the gltS gene encoding sodium/glutamate symporter: MTLALNQVNTIFLAVALLVLGTFLVKKTGVLQRFCIPAPVVGGLLFAIIATILKTTGLLTITLDTSLQSLFMLTFFTTVGLGASFQLIKLGGKLLVIYWLACGFLALAQNVIGVSLASLFGIHPLIGMMAGAVSMEGGHGAASAFGQTIEELGIPSALSIGIAAATFGLIAGGLVGGPTVKYLLGKYNLKPAESAEDAVDVKEHAQPITTHTFFIQVLLITFCMALGTYLGDLFSSATGFVLPGYVGAMFVAVIVRNIVDKFKPQAIDMKSINLISDVTLGIFLSMALMSIKLWEVADLALPILVIVLVQVVFIVLFGIFILFRLLGKNYDAAVMVAGFTGHGLGATPNAMANMAAVTERFGPSRKAYLIVPIVGAFLIDVFAMPIIITTLNLFK; this comes from the coding sequence ATGACACTGGCACTTAATCAAGTGAACACGATATTTTTGGCCGTCGCGCTGCTCGTACTGGGGACATTCCTTGTCAAAAAGACAGGCGTGCTGCAAAGATTTTGTATTCCGGCCCCCGTGGTCGGTGGACTGCTGTTCGCCATTATCGCTACGATTCTGAAGACGACGGGCCTGCTTACTATTACATTAGACACCTCGCTCCAAAGCCTGTTCATGCTCACGTTCTTCACCACGGTAGGCCTGGGCGCCAGCTTCCAGCTTATCAAACTGGGCGGCAAGCTGCTCGTCATCTACTGGCTTGCCTGCGGCTTCCTCGCTCTGGCGCAAAACGTCATCGGCGTCTCCCTCGCTTCCCTATTCGGCATCCATCCCCTGATCGGGATGATGGCCGGAGCCGTGTCCATGGAAGGCGGACATGGAGCCGCAAGCGCATTTGGACAAACGATTGAAGAGCTGGGAATCCCGTCCGCGCTGTCCATCGGGATTGCGGCCGCCACGTTCGGTCTTATCGCCGGCGGATTGGTCGGGGGCCCTACGGTAAAGTATCTGCTTGGCAAATACAACCTAAAACCGGCCGAATCCGCTGAGGACGCTGTGGACGTAAAAGAACACGCACAGCCGATTACGACTCATACTTTCTTCATTCAAGTCTTGCTCATTACCTTCTGCATGGCGCTAGGGACCTATTTGGGAGATCTGTTCTCATCGGCAACCGGCTTCGTCCTGCCCGGCTATGTCGGAGCCATGTTCGTCGCCGTCATCGTCCGCAACATCGTGGATAAATTCAAGCCACAAGCCATCGATATGAAAAGCATCAACCTCATTAGCGACGTCACGCTTGGCATTTTCCTGTCCATGGCGCTCATGAGCATCAAGCTGTGGGAAGTAGCCGATCTGGCGCTTCCGATCCTCGTTATCGTACTGGTCCAGGTCGTATTTATCGTCCTGTTCGGTATTTTCATTTTGTTCCGGTTGCTGGGCAAAAACTATGACGCCGCCGTAATGGTTGCAGGCTTCACGGGCCACGGCCTCGGCGCCACGCCCAATGCGATGGCCAATATGGCTGCGGTAACGGAGCGCTTCGGCCCTTCCCGCAAAGCGTATCTGATCGTTCCGATTGTCGGCGCCTTTCTGATTGATGTGTTCGCTATGCCGATCATCATTACAACGCTTAACTTATTTAAGTAA
- the hutG gene encoding formimidoylglutamase, translated as MGKLQNKVGSDVWTGRTDHAERRSSFRYHQIVEPIDLDTWQAASAACAKTCAIIGFECEEGVRRNQGRVGAAQAPNAIRRALASIPWRAEEGHRLVDAGNISCIGERLEEAQEALGQAVSRILSASATPIILGGGHETLYGHYLGVRQHIGADASLGIINIDAHFDLRDYDRQPSSGTMFRQILEQDHNSHYFVLGIQRFGNTQELFDKADELGAGYILEEEMQEGLMDEITSALHEFIDQHDYVMLTLCTDVINAAFAPGVSAPSPFGLNPMIVRSLIRTAASHSKALSFDICEVNPAVDEQGRTVKLGAYLTNEAIMTILGRDNDDTGT; from the coding sequence ATGGGAAAATTGCAAAACAAGGTTGGATCTGATGTGTGGACCGGACGGACGGATCATGCAGAGAGAAGAAGCAGCTTTCGCTACCATCAAATCGTGGAACCGATCGATCTGGATACATGGCAGGCTGCCTCTGCTGCCTGTGCCAAGACTTGCGCCATCATCGGGTTTGAATGCGAGGAAGGCGTGCGGCGGAATCAAGGCCGAGTTGGCGCAGCCCAAGCTCCGAATGCGATTAGGCGAGCGCTCGCAAGCATCCCCTGGAGAGCCGAGGAAGGACATCGCCTGGTCGATGCCGGCAATATAAGCTGCATCGGCGAACGGCTGGAAGAAGCCCAGGAAGCATTGGGCCAGGCGGTCTCCCGCATCCTGTCTGCATCGGCCACTCCCATTATATTAGGCGGAGGCCATGAGACCTTGTATGGGCATTATTTAGGGGTCCGCCAACATATCGGCGCAGACGCTTCGCTTGGCATCATCAACATTGACGCCCATTTCGATTTGCGCGATTACGACCGGCAGCCATCCTCGGGAACGATGTTCCGGCAAATATTGGAGCAGGACCACAACAGCCATTATTTTGTGCTCGGCATTCAGCGCTTTGGCAATACGCAGGAGCTGTTCGACAAGGCGGACGAGCTTGGTGCGGGCTATATTTTGGAAGAAGAGATGCAGGAAGGATTGATGGATGAGATTACATCCGCCTTGCATGAATTTATCGACCAGCATGATTATGTGATGCTTACCCTGTGCACCGATGTGATCAATGCGGCATTCGCGCCGGGAGTCAGCGCCCCGTCCCCTTTCGGGTTGAATCCGATGATCGTCCGCAGCCTTATCCGTACGGCAGCATCACATTCGAAAGCGCTTTCTTTTGACATTTGCGAAGTGAATCCGGCCGTAGATGAACAGGGAAGAACCGTAAAGTTAGGTGCTTACTTGACGAATGAAGCCATTATGACCATTTTAGGGAGGGACAACGATGACACTGGCACTTAA
- a CDS encoding LysR family transcriptional regulator, with translation MDIKQLFYFVTVADQLSYSKAAQKLHISQPSLSNAIKNLEQEVGSPLLERSTRKIELTDAGKVLYTKSLQLLSHMNILKKEMQEVRLTGSGELIIGMIESVRHWVPKVIREYQGRYPSMRIKLIEVLSRKAVIDSLRKYHTHLIITNQCIEEEDIESLPLYKEKLVLVLHRAHPLSAKESITFAELAEEPFIISMEGFQTREDILEAFALEEASPNIQFEIERFETALTLVRENLGVAIIPENYLVEPKDVSIVRKTMDSPALERTVYLTYMKNRYLAPAVQSFLEDIQRSFAADT, from the coding sequence TTGGACATCAAGCAATTGTTTTATTTCGTGACGGTTGCCGATCAGTTGAGCTACTCCAAAGCGGCACAAAAATTGCATATTTCCCAGCCTTCGTTAAGCAACGCCATTAAAAATCTGGAGCAGGAGGTCGGTTCGCCCTTGCTGGAACGAAGCACCCGAAAAATAGAGCTGACGGACGCCGGCAAAGTGCTGTATACCAAATCGCTCCAGCTTCTGTCCCATATGAATATTTTGAAAAAGGAGATGCAGGAAGTAAGGCTAACCGGGAGCGGGGAGCTGATCATCGGCATGATCGAGTCGGTGAGGCATTGGGTTCCGAAGGTGATCCGCGAATATCAAGGCCGGTATCCTTCGATGCGAATCAAGCTGATCGAGGTGTTGAGCCGGAAGGCGGTCATCGATTCCTTGCGGAAATACCATACCCATCTTATCATTACCAATCAGTGCATTGAGGAGGAGGACATCGAATCGCTTCCTTTATACAAGGAGAAGTTGGTGCTTGTGCTGCACCGGGCTCACCCTTTGTCCGCGAAGGAATCCATTACTTTTGCCGAGCTGGCCGAAGAGCCTTTTATTATTAGCATGGAGGGGTTCCAGACGAGGGAGGATATTTTGGAAGCCTTCGCGCTTGAAGAAGCATCCCCGAACATCCAATTTGAAATTGAACGGTTTGAGACTGCTTTGACCTTAGTAAGAGAGAATCTGGGGGTGGCTATCATCCCTGAAAATTATCTGGTTGAACCGAAGGATGTGTCCATTGTCCGGAAAACGATGGATTCGCCTGCGCTGGAACGGACGGTGTATTTGACGTATATGAAAAACCGGTATTTGGCTCCCGCGGTCCAAAGCTTCCTGGAAGACATTCAACGGAGCTTCGCGGCAGACACATAA
- a CDS encoding PocR ligand-binding domain-containing protein: MTSRFNLDSIIDMEKWQTLQDSLSLVTKMAVITTDYKGVPVTKHSHCQSFCQAIRQDETLSPYCQKCDARGGLEAVRLNKPYIYLCHFNIVDIAIPIIVHNQYMGAIMAGQVKLRDNPMEMEQIVTRPSNAIANAKFRSLEQEYESLPVLSYDEVVTISEMLYHLCNYIVEEAIHKNATIDMYRQALTGTNPVLDSFADQAFRSIQTMKSELENTLIDSHISSMTQQRTESSNPILQPAFDYIYTHKSENVKLADMAALCHVSPSYFSRIFTKETGENFSVFIPRLKMEWAKQLLETTDLSVSQISNDLGFSEPSYFIKTFKKFERITPARYRQIYQR; this comes from the coding sequence ATGACCTCGCGTTTTAATCTGGACAGCATCATCGATATGGAAAAATGGCAGACGCTGCAGGACTCGCTCTCTCTCGTTACGAAAATGGCCGTTATTACGACCGACTATAAAGGCGTGCCGGTCACGAAGCACAGCCACTGCCAAAGCTTCTGCCAGGCGATACGCCAGGACGAGACCTTGTCGCCCTACTGCCAAAAATGCGACGCTCGGGGCGGCCTGGAAGCGGTGCGGCTGAACAAGCCTTATATCTACCTCTGCCACTTCAATATTGTCGATATCGCGATCCCGATTATCGTTCACAATCAGTATATGGGCGCGATCATGGCCGGACAGGTCAAGCTGCGCGACAACCCGATGGAGATGGAGCAGATTGTGACGCGCCCCTCCAATGCCATCGCCAACGCCAAGTTCCGCAGCCTGGAGCAGGAATACGAATCGCTTCCGGTCCTGTCCTATGACGAAGTGGTGACGATCTCGGAGATGCTGTACCATCTGTGCAATTATATTGTAGAGGAAGCGATTCATAAAAACGCGACCATCGATATGTACCGCCAAGCGTTAACCGGCACGAACCCGGTCCTCGATTCGTTCGCCGATCAGGCGTTCCGCAGCATTCAGACGATGAAAAGCGAGCTGGAAAACACGCTGATCGACAGCCATATCAGCAGCATGACGCAGCAGAGAACGGAATCGTCCAACCCGATTCTGCAGCCGGCATTCGATTATATTTATACGCATAAAAGCGAAAATGTGAAGCTCGCCGATATGGCGGCCCTATGCCATGTCAGTCCGAGCTATTTCAGCCGCATCTTCACGAAGGAGACCGGAGAGAACTTCTCCGTGTTCATCCCCCGCCTGAAGATGGAATGGGCCAAGCAGCTGTTGGAGACGACGGATCTGTCCGTCTCTCAGATCAGCAACGATCTCGGCTTCAGCGAACCGAGCTACTTCATTAAAACGTTCAAAAAATTCGAGCGGATCACGCCAGCCCGCTACCGGCAAATTTATCAGCGCTAG
- a CDS encoding glycerol dehydrogenase, whose amino-acid sequence MRRAFISPAKYVQGENELLNLGYFIKTFGESALLIAHADDVQRVKPKLEHTMKTYGVTLVESGFNGECSRQEVQRLKQLAAEHNCSCTIGLGGGKAIDTAKCVAEGEALIIVPTIAATDAPTSHSAVLYTPEGEFDDYAYFKQSPTVVMIDTTVIANAPTRFLVAGMGDALSTYFEARATSNSYSRVNAGLPCGEQEGVGAAIGTRAALALAKLCYETLLEDGAKAKAACDANLVTPAFENIVETNILLSGLGFESGGLAAAHAIHNGLTALEGTHHYYHGEKVAFTTLVQLVLENASTAEMNEVLQFCVSVGLPVCLPDIGVTSVTDEELRNVAAKACIAEESIHSMPFPVNEDMVVAAIRVADQIGQQFKQKGE is encoded by the coding sequence ATGAGAAGAGCGTTTATCAGTCCGGCCAAATATGTACAAGGTGAAAATGAGCTGTTGAATCTGGGATATTTCATCAAGACCTTCGGAGAATCGGCTCTGCTGATTGCCCATGCCGACGATGTGCAGCGCGTCAAGCCGAAGCTTGAACATACAATGAAAACTTATGGAGTGACACTAGTTGAGAGCGGTTTCAACGGGGAGTGCTCCCGCCAGGAAGTGCAGCGGTTGAAGCAACTGGCTGCGGAGCATAACTGTTCCTGTACGATCGGACTGGGCGGAGGCAAGGCGATTGACACTGCCAAATGCGTCGCAGAGGGCGAAGCGCTCATTATCGTGCCGACGATCGCGGCGACGGATGCGCCGACAAGCCATTCCGCCGTGCTGTATACGCCGGAGGGCGAGTTCGACGATTATGCTTATTTCAAGCAAAGCCCGACGGTCGTCATGATCGATACGACGGTCATCGCGAATGCGCCGACGCGCTTCCTGGTCGCCGGGATGGGGGATGCGCTGTCTACCTACTTCGAAGCGAGAGCGACGTCGAATTCGTATTCGCGAGTTAATGCAGGTCTTCCGTGCGGCGAGCAAGAGGGCGTAGGTGCGGCGATAGGCACCCGGGCCGCGCTGGCTCTGGCCAAGCTGTGCTATGAGACTTTGCTGGAGGATGGAGCCAAGGCCAAAGCGGCCTGCGACGCGAATCTGGTGACGCCTGCATTTGAAAATATTGTGGAAACGAATATCCTGCTGTCCGGCCTGGGCTTCGAAAGCGGCGGTCTCGCGGCAGCTCATGCGATCCACAATGGCTTGACGGCACTGGAGGGTACGCATCATTATTATCATGGGGAGAAAGTGGCCTTTACGACGCTCGTGCAATTGGTTCTGGAAAATGCGAGCACCGCGGAAATGAATGAAGTGCTGCAATTCTGCGTCAGCGTAGGCCTGCCGGTCTGTCTGCCCGATATTGGCGTGACGAGCGTGACGGATGAAGAGCTGCGGAATGTGGCGGCCAAAGCCTGCATCGCGGAAGAGTCGATTCATTCGATGCCATTCCCGGTTAATGAAGATATGGTGGTGGCCGCGATTCGCGTCGCGGATCAGATCGGCCAGCAATTTAAGCAAAAGGGTGAATAA
- the dhaK gene encoding dihydroxyacetone kinase subunit DhaK, with amino-acid sequence MKKIINKPETLVREMCSGLVLAHPELEFISKYKIVKKRELNGDKVTLISGGGSGHEPAHAGFVGQGMLDVAVCGDVFASPSQIQVYQAIKASASKKGTLLIIKNYSGDIMNFKNAAHLAEEDGIKVDYVKVDDDIAVEDSLYTVGRRGVAGTVLVHKIAGAAAEAGLELADVKAVAQHAIDRTRSIGFALTSCTVPAKGTPTFELGEDEIEYGVGIHGEPGIRREKMQSADELAKKMVADLFRDMKLDDGSADELAVLVNGFGGSPLQELYLLANAVVREIRSRRVSIVKVFVGNYMTSIDMAGASVSLMRLDDQLKKYLTADCDTPALQVSGPFAPLSVQEEAAETAEKQAVSYRCETDPAYAKIDRNVFSLNNLIYLTDKMSEIIIENEVPFCELDSHAGDGDFGMSVAKGFKQLKREWHEIMAHHAGNIGEFFHACSLVIMEHCGGASGPIWGSAFRAAGKYAGDRTELTVPEFAEMMQAVVKGIQDTGERSFGRGAVVGDKTLIDALAPFADAWERSAAAGDDVKTAATAAAEAAVQGAKHTETIVARMGRAGTVGERSLGYPDAGAYALGVIFTELARVME; translated from the coding sequence GTGAAGAAGATCATCAATAAGCCGGAGACGCTTGTCCGGGAAATGTGCAGCGGTCTGGTGCTTGCCCATCCGGAACTGGAGTTCATCAGCAAATACAAGATCGTGAAGAAGAGAGAGCTGAACGGGGACAAGGTCACCTTGATCAGCGGCGGGGGAAGCGGCCATGAGCCGGCGCATGCCGGCTTCGTCGGGCAAGGGATGCTCGATGTGGCGGTGTGCGGCGATGTGTTCGCCTCCCCGTCCCAGATTCAGGTCTATCAAGCGATCAAGGCTTCTGCCAGCAAAAAGGGTACGCTGCTCATTATCAAAAATTACAGCGGCGACATTATGAACTTCAAAAATGCGGCCCATCTCGCGGAAGAGGACGGCATTAAGGTCGATTATGTCAAAGTGGACGACGACATCGCGGTGGAGGACAGTCTGTATACGGTCGGCCGCCGAGGCGTGGCCGGAACGGTGCTCGTGCATAAGATCGCCGGCGCCGCCGCCGAAGCGGGCCTAGAATTGGCCGATGTGAAGGCTGTCGCCCAACATGCGATCGACCGCACGAGAAGCATCGGCTTCGCCCTCACTTCTTGCACCGTGCCGGCGAAAGGGACGCCGACGTTCGAGCTGGGCGAGGATGAAATCGAGTACGGCGTCGGCATTCACGGCGAGCCCGGCATTCGCAGGGAGAAGATGCAGTCAGCGGATGAGCTGGCGAAGAAGATGGTGGCGGATTTGTTCCGCGACATGAAGCTGGACGATGGCTCCGCTGATGAGCTTGCGGTGCTGGTGAACGGGTTCGGCGGCTCGCCGCTGCAGGAATTGTATCTGCTGGCGAACGCGGTCGTGCGGGAAATCCGCAGTCGTCGAGTGTCCATCGTCAAGGTCTTCGTCGGGAACTATATGACGAGCATCGATATGGCCGGCGCTTCCGTGTCTCTGATGCGGCTGGATGATCAGTTGAAGAAGTATTTGACGGCGGACTGCGATACGCCGGCGCTGCAGGTCAGCGGACCGTTCGCGCCGCTGTCTGTCCAGGAAGAGGCTGCGGAGACGGCGGAGAAGCAAGCCGTGTCTTATCGCTGCGAGACGGATCCTGCCTATGCGAAAATTGATCGGAATGTGTTCTCGCTGAACAACTTGATCTATCTTACTGATAAAATGAGTGAGATTATTATCGAGAATGAAGTGCCTTTCTGCGAGCTCGATTCGCATGCCGGCGACGGCGACTTCGGCATGAGCGTCGCCAAAGGCTTCAAGCAATTGAAGCGTGAATGGCATGAGATAATGGCGCATCACGCCGGGAATATCGGCGAGTTCTTCCATGCTTGCTCCTTGGTCATTATGGAGCATTGCGGCGGCGCTTCCGGGCCGATCTGGGGGTCGGCGTTCCGGGCGGCCGGGAAATATGCCGGGGACCGCACTGAATTGACGGTTCCGGAATTCGCGGAGATGATGCAGGCGGTGGTCAAGGGGATTCAGGACACCGGTGAACGCTCCTTCGGCCGCGGCGCGGTTGTCGGCGACAAGACGTTGATCGACGCGTTGGCGCCGTTCGCGGACGCCTGGGAGCGGAGCGCCGCAGCGGGCGACGATGTGAAGACCGCTGCGACGGCCGCGGCGGAAGCCGCCGTCCAAGGCGCGAAGCATACGGAGACAATCGTCGCCCGGATGGGCCGGGCGGGCACCGTTGGCGAGCGCAGTCTCGGCTACCCCGACGCCGGCGCTTATGCGCTCGGCGTGATATTCACCGAGCTGGCGCGGGTGATGGAGTAG